One stretch of Harmonia axyridis chromosome 1, icHarAxyr1.1, whole genome shotgun sequence DNA includes these proteins:
- the LOC123671742 gene encoding UDP-glycosyltransferase UGT5-like isoform X2: MLLLGTCFCLLVSSVCGSKILAWFTCPAVSHQSAFQPIWKELSLRGHQVTVITPNPLNEIDLVNLTEIDIGFTYQVWKEIDISNMRRELSNAFSTLYYFHKVHERSIEMSMKIDAVQNILKKDPGYFDLILIESHSPILFGLKHKLKSPLIAISSLGFFNHLNFLIGNSVHPALYPDFVSELSTPMTLLEKIDSLHLTIGNYLINRFIISPHADDVARAYFGQDMPYIEDMVKETSLILENVNPVFSDRRPLVPNSLQYTHVTSNRNEFLEKDLKQILDNAKEGVVYFSLGTNVRFDHVQGDVKKNIMAALGDLPYTVICKWESESIEGQPKNVHLRKWLPQQAVLAHPNVKVFITQGGLQSSEEAIINAVPLVVIPFLGDQPLNAKILKSNGMAETISPKELNRELLRDTILTVARKENYRQRAKELRDIFLDQPQSGVDKVVWWCEYVIRHKGAKHLRSPAADISLYHYFMIDVIAVFILSFYLTFKIIQLVFAIIVGLFRRKPAEAEVSRKKKKKN, translated from the exons ATGTTGCTACTCGGTACATGTTTTTGTTTGTTGGTGAGTTCTGTTTGTGGTTCAAAAATATTGGCATGGTTCACCTGTCCTGCAGTCAGTCACCAAAGTGCCTTTCAACCTATCTGGAAAGAACTTTCTTTGAGAGGTCATCAAGTGACTGTCATAACACCAAATCCTCTAAATGAAATTGATCTGGTCAACCTGACGGAAATCGACATAGGGTTCACGTATCAAGTGTGGAAAGAAATAGACATATCCAATATGAGAAGAGAATTGTCGAATGCTTTCAGTActctatattattttcataaagtTCACGAGAGATCAATAGAGATGTCGATGAAAATAGATGCTGtgcagaatattttgaaaaaggaTCCAGGATATTTCGATTTGATTCTCATTGAGAGCCATAGTCCGATCCTATTTGGATTAAAACATAAACTTAAGTCTCCATTGATTGCTATATCGTCCCTAGGTTTCTTCAAccatctgaattttttaattggCAATTCAGTTCATCCTGCCTTATATCCAGACTTTGTGTCTGAACTATCTACACCAATGACATTGTTGGAAAAAATAGATAGTCTTCACCTCACTATAGGAAACTATTTGATTAACAGATTTATAATTAGTCCTCATGCTGATGATGTGGCAAGAGCTTATTTTGGGCAGGATATGCCTTATATAGAGGATATGGTGAAGGAAACTAGTTTAATTTTAGAAAATGTCAATCCAGTTTTCTCTGATAGAAGACCTTTGGTACCGAACTCACTGCAGTATACACATGTTACTTCTAACagaaatgaatttttggaaaag GATCTTAAGCAAATCTTAGATAATGCCAAAGAAGGAGTGGTATATTTCAGCCTGGGAACGAACGTTAGATTTGATCATGTTCAAGGAGATGTCAAAAAGAATATAATGGCGGCTCTTGGTGATTTACCGTACACTGTAATATGTAAATGGGAATCGGAAAGTATTGAAGGTCAACCAAAGAATGTACATCTCCGCAAATGGCTTCCACAACAGGCAGTTTTAG CGCATCCAAATGTGAAAGTATTCATCACTCAAGGTGGTCTACAGTCTTCTGAAGAGGCAATCATCAATGCAGTTCCTCTTGTGGTCATTCCTTTTCTTGGTGATCAACCTCTTAATGCAAAAATACTGAAGTCGAATGGTATGGCAGAGACTATTTCAcctaaagaattgaatagagaaCTTCTGAGGGACACCATTTTGACAGTTGCCCGAAAAGAAAA TTATCGACAGAGAGCCAAGGAACTCAGAGACATATTTTTGGATCAACCGCAATCTGGAGTGGATAAAGTCGTATGGTGGTGTGAATATGTTATTCGACACAAAGGAGCAAAACATTTGAGAAGTCCTGCCGCTGACATTTCACTCTACCATTATTTCATGATAGATGTAATAGCTGTTTTCATCCTATCGTTTTATTTAACTTTTAAAATAATCCAATTAGTGTTTGCAATTATAGTTGGATTATTTAGGCGAAAACCCGCTGAAGCAGAAGTCtcaagaaaaaagaagaagaaaaattaa
- the LOC123671742 gene encoding UDP-glycosyltransferase UGT5-like isoform X1: protein MKYLSFTTNCVLILSFVYVVNCANILGYFFFPGKSHQFVFQPIWKELALRGHNVTVITTDPLNEDIPNLREINVADSYSVFLNHEFSNVRRESTPPYKMILFYQEVFVDIFKMQMENKEVQDLLELPKNAFDLIILESHNKMAFGWKHKFDAPVVALSSFGLPVFSHYLHGNPIHPILYPDFLSEIRECTTLVDKVESTYFTLSCWFVVKFLIGPEADALARTYFGNDMPYLDDLEKDSMVFINANPIFSDRRPKTPDVMEFSAILPIRDTLTKDLKQILDNAKEGVVYFSLGTNVRFDHVQGDVKKNIMAALGDLPYTVICKWESESIEGQPKNVHLRKWLPQQAVLAHPNVKVFITQGGLQSSEEAIINAVPLVVIPFLGDQPLNAKILKSNGMAETISPKELNRELLRDTILTVARKENYRQRAKELRDIFLDQPQSGVDKVVWWCEYVIRHKGAKHLRSPAADISLYHYFMIDVIAVFILSFYLTFKIIQLVFAIIVGLFRRKPAEAEVSRKKKKKN, encoded by the exons ATGAAATACCTTAGCTTTACAACAAATTGTGtgttaattttatcatttgtgTATGTTGTGAACTGTGCAAATATCCTGGGGTATTTTTTCTTCCCTGGGAAAAGTCATCAATTTGTATTTCAACCTATTTGGAAAGAATTGGCATTGCGAGGACATAATGTAACAGTTATAACCACCGATCCATTAAACGAAGATATTCCAAATTTGAGGGAAATAAACGTAGCTGATTCATACAGCGTATTTCTGAACCATGAATTCTCAAATGTCCGAAGAGAGTCCACACCCCCATATAAGATGATTTTGTTCTATCAAGAAGTTTTCGTGGACATTTTTAAAATGCAAATGGAAAATAAAGAGGTGCAAGACCTTCTTGAATTGCCCAAAAACGCATTCGACTTGATCATCCTGGAATCGCACAACAAAATGGCGTTCGGATGGAAACATAAATTCGATGCTCCTGTAGTGGCATTATCTTCGTTTGGACTTCCTGTTTTCAGTCATTATTTACACGGAAATCCCATTCATCCAATTCTGTATCCAGATTTTCTGTCCGAAATACGCGAATGTACTACGCTTGTGGATAAAGTAGAGAGTACCTATTTTACACTTTCTTGTTGGTTCGTCGTTAAGTTTTTAATTGGACCAGAAGCGGATGCCTTGGCTAGAACTTATTTCGGTAATGATATGCCCTACCTCGATGACTTGGAAAAAGACTCTATGGTATTCATTAATGCGAATCCGATATTTTCTGATAGAAGACCCAAAACGCCTGACGTCATGGAATTTTCAGCAATACTTCCAATAAGGGACACTCTAACAAAA GATCTTAAGCAAATCTTAGATAATGCCAAAGAAGGAGTGGTATATTTCAGCCTGGGAACGAACGTTAGATTTGATCATGTTCAAGGAGATGTCAAAAAGAATATAATGGCGGCTCTTGGTGATTTACCGTACACTGTAATATGTAAATGGGAATCGGAAAGTATTGAAGGTCAACCAAAGAATGTACATCTCCGCAAATGGCTTCCACAACAGGCAGTTTTAG CGCATCCAAATGTGAAAGTATTCATCACTCAAGGTGGTCTACAGTCTTCTGAAGAGGCAATCATCAATGCAGTTCCTCTTGTGGTCATTCCTTTTCTTGGTGATCAACCTCTTAATGCAAAAATACTGAAGTCGAATGGTATGGCAGAGACTATTTCAcctaaagaattgaatagagaaCTTCTGAGGGACACCATTTTGACAGTTGCCCGAAAAGAAAA TTATCGACAGAGAGCCAAGGAACTCAGAGACATATTTTTGGATCAACCGCAATCTGGAGTGGATAAAGTCGTATGGTGGTGTGAATATGTTATTCGACACAAAGGAGCAAAACATTTGAGAAGTCCTGCCGCTGACATTTCACTCTACCATTATTTCATGATAGATGTAATAGCTGTTTTCATCCTATCGTTTTATTTAACTTTTAAAATAATCCAATTAGTGTTTGCAATTATAGTTGGATTATTTAGGCGAAAACCCGCTGAAGCAGAAGTCtcaagaaaaaagaagaagaaaaattaa
- the LOC123671742 gene encoding UDP-glycosyltransferase UGT5-like isoform X4, with protein MKKLVLLLCAISVVNSARILGYFYIPSISHQFVFRSLMKELSLRGHNVTFITPNPLRDPHLTNLNEIDISDAYNSFKKYDFSQIGRSYGLHRTNRLINDFNEDVARIEMENEKVQELLKKPSDSFDLILVEPHFPFLFGLRRKFNAPLVAVSSLGVSSYYHYLVGNPTHPVLFPDLLSEKLGPLSNIIDKIDSLYVTIFWAISSEISIFPRAEIVAAKYFGETGPSIKELIRETSLWLLNANPIFSDRRPNVPNVVEFFNIHMERNESYPKDLKQILDNAKEGVVYFSLGTNVRFDHVQGDVKKNIMAALGDLPYTVICKWESESIEGQPKNVHLRKWLPQQAVLAHPNVKVFITQGGLQSSEEAIINAVPLVVIPFLGDQPLNAKILKSNGMAETISPKELNRELLRDTILTVARKENYRQRAKELRDIFLDQPQSGVDKVVWWCEYVIRHKGAKHLRSPAADISLYHYFMIDVIAVFILSFYLTFKIIQLVFAIIVGLFRRKPAEAEVSRKKKKKN; from the exons ATGAAGAaattagttttattattatgtgCAATTAGTGTAGTTAATAGTGCGAGAATTCTTGGATATTTTTATATTCCTTCTATTAGTCATCAATTCGTTTTTCGGTCACTTATGAAAGAATTATCTTTACGTGGACATAATGTAACATTTATCACACCAAATCCTTTAAGAGATCCACATTTGacgaatttgaatgaaattgatattagtgatgcttataattcattcaaaaaatacgACTTCTCTCAAATTGGCAGATCTTATGGTCTTCATAGAACAAATAGATTGATTAATGATTTCAATGAGGATGTTGCTCGAATTGAAATGgagaatgaaaaagttcaagaacTTTTGAAGAAGCCATCAGACAGTTTCGATTTAATTTTAGTAGAACCGCATTTTCCCTTTTTGTTTGGTCTTAGAAGGAAGTTCAATGCACCCCTTGTAGCAGTATCTTCGTTAGGTGTCTCCTCGTACTATCATTATTTGGTTGGTAATCCTACACATCCTGTTTTATTTCCTGATTTGCTTTCCGAAAAACTTGGACCACTGTCGAATATAATAGATAAAATTGACAGTTTATATGTCACTATATTTTGGGCgatatctagtgaaatttctatatttccGAGGGCTGAAATTGTAGCCGCAAAATACTTTGGGGAAACTGGTCCATCAATCAAGGAGCTCATCAGAGAAACTAGTTTATGGTTGCTGAATGCTAACCCgatattttcagatcgaagACCTAATGTTCCTAATGTTGTGGAATTCTTCAACATCCACATGGAGAGAAATGAGTCTTATCCGAAG GATCTTAAGCAAATCTTAGATAATGCCAAAGAAGGAGTGGTATATTTCAGCCTGGGAACGAACGTTAGATTTGATCATGTTCAAGGAGATGTCAAAAAGAATATAATGGCGGCTCTTGGTGATTTACCGTACACTGTAATATGTAAATGGGAATCGGAAAGTATTGAAGGTCAACCAAAGAATGTACATCTCCGCAAATGGCTTCCACAACAGGCAGTTTTAG CGCATCCAAATGTGAAAGTATTCATCACTCAAGGTGGTCTACAGTCTTCTGAAGAGGCAATCATCAATGCAGTTCCTCTTGTGGTCATTCCTTTTCTTGGTGATCAACCTCTTAATGCAAAAATACTGAAGTCGAATGGTATGGCAGAGACTATTTCAcctaaagaattgaatagagaaCTTCTGAGGGACACCATTTTGACAGTTGCCCGAAAAGAAAA TTATCGACAGAGAGCCAAGGAACTCAGAGACATATTTTTGGATCAACCGCAATCTGGAGTGGATAAAGTCGTATGGTGGTGTGAATATGTTATTCGACACAAAGGAGCAAAACATTTGAGAAGTCCTGCCGCTGACATTTCACTCTACCATTATTTCATGATAGATGTAATAGCTGTTTTCATCCTATCGTTTTATTTAACTTTTAAAATAATCCAATTAGTGTTTGCAATTATAGTTGGATTATTTAGGCGAAAACCCGCTGAAGCAGAAGTCtcaagaaaaaagaagaagaaaaattaa
- the LOC123671742 gene encoding UDP-glycosyltransferase UGT5-like isoform X3, with protein MKKLVLLLCAFSVVNSARILGCFYFPSISHQFVFRSLMKELSLRGHDVTFITPNPMKDQHLTNLTEIDVSDAYSLFKKYDFSNIGRSYGLHRTIGLINDFNDDVAEIEMENERVQELLKKPSDSFDLLLVEPHYAFLFGLKRKFNAPLVAISSLGVYSYYHYLVGNPTHPVLFPDIFAEKIGPLSKIIDKIDSLYVNLFWAITSEISIFPRAEIVAAKYFGETGPSIKELIRGTSLWLLNANPIFSDRRPNVPNVVEFFNIHMERNESYPKDLKQILDNAKEGVVYFSLGTNVRFDHVQGDVKKNIMAALGDLPYTVICKWESESIEGQPKNVHLRKWLPQQAVLAHPNVKVFITQGGLQSSEEAIINAVPLVVIPFLGDQPLNAKILKSNGMAETISPKELNRELLRDTILTVARKENYRQRAKELRDIFLDQPQSGVDKVVWWCEYVIRHKGAKHLRSPAADISLYHYFMIDVIAVFILSFYLTFKIIQLVFAIIVGLFRRKPAEAEVSRKKKKKN; from the exons ATGAAGAaattagttttattattatgtgCATTTAGTGTTGTGAATAGTGCTAGAATTCTTGGATGTTTTTATTTTCCTTCTATCAGTCATCAATTCGTCTTTCGATCACTAATGAAAGAGTTATCTTTACGTGGACATGATGTAACATTTATCACTCCAAATCCCATGAAAGACCAACATTTGACGAATTTGACTGAAATTGATGTTAGTGATGCGTAtagtttattcaaaaaatacgaCTTCTCTAACATTGGCAGATCTTATGGTCTTCATAGAACAATTGGATTGATTAACGATTTCAATGACGATGTTGCtgaaattgaaatggaaaacgAAAGAGTTCAAGAGCTTCTGAAGAAGCCATCAGATAGTTTCGATTTACTTTTAGTGGAACCGCATTATGCATTTTTGTTTGGTCTCAAAAGGAAATTCAACGCACCTCTTGTGGCAATATCTTCTTTAGGTGTCTATTCGTACTACCATTATCTGGTCGGTAATCCAACACATCCTGTTCTATTTCCTGATATTTTTGCCGAGAAGATTGGACCACTTTCtaaaataatagataaaattGACAGTTTAtatgttaatttattttggGCGATAAcaagtgaaatttctatatttccGAGGGCTGAAATTGTAGCGGCAAAATATTTTGGGGAAACTGGTCCATCAATCAAGGAGCTCATCAGAGGAACTAGTTTATGGTTGCTGAATGCTAACCCgatattttcagatcgaagGCCTAATGTACCTAATGTTGTGGAATTTTTCAACATCCATATGGAGAGAAATGAGTCTTATCCGAAG GATCTTAAGCAAATCTTAGATAATGCCAAAGAAGGAGTGGTATATTTCAGCCTGGGAACGAACGTTAGATTTGATCATGTTCAAGGAGATGTCAAAAAGAATATAATGGCGGCTCTTGGTGATTTACCGTACACTGTAATATGTAAATGGGAATCGGAAAGTATTGAAGGTCAACCAAAGAATGTACATCTCCGCAAATGGCTTCCACAACAGGCAGTTTTAG CGCATCCAAATGTGAAAGTATTCATCACTCAAGGTGGTCTACAGTCTTCTGAAGAGGCAATCATCAATGCAGTTCCTCTTGTGGTCATTCCTTTTCTTGGTGATCAACCTCTTAATGCAAAAATACTGAAGTCGAATGGTATGGCAGAGACTATTTCAcctaaagaattgaatagagaaCTTCTGAGGGACACCATTTTGACAGTTGCCCGAAAAGAAAA TTATCGACAGAGAGCCAAGGAACTCAGAGACATATTTTTGGATCAACCGCAATCTGGAGTGGATAAAGTCGTATGGTGGTGTGAATATGTTATTCGACACAAAGGAGCAAAACATTTGAGAAGTCCTGCCGCTGACATTTCACTCTACCATTATTTCATGATAGATGTAATAGCTGTTTTCATCCTATCGTTTTATTTAACTTTTAAAATAATCCAATTAGTGTTTGCAATTATAGTTGGATTATTTAGGCGAAAACCCGCTGAAGCAGAAGTCtcaagaaaaaagaagaagaaaaattaa